The Cellulophaga sp. L1A9 genome window below encodes:
- a CDS encoding nuclear transport factor 2 family protein has protein sequence MNTAKFLWSSALPLLFLISCKTTKIEGNSITIPKYSPVDAALYQSIVAHDAIFFDAYNNCDLVKQASIYSEDIEFYHDKGGLMTSKEKIIEGTEKNICGKVTRTLVEGSIEVYPIKDYGAVEIGYHKFYNNQEPEAISIPSKFIIMWQHTNDTWKITKVISLH, from the coding sequence ATGAACACCGCAAAATTTTTATGGAGTAGTGCACTACCCCTACTCTTCCTTATTTCTTGCAAAACAACCAAAATAGAAGGCAACTCCATTACTATTCCTAAATATTCTCCTGTAGACGCTGCGCTGTACCAAAGTATTGTTGCACACGATGCTATTTTTTTTGACGCCTACAACAACTGCGATTTAGTAAAACAAGCTTCTATATATTCGGAGGATATTGAATTTTACCACGATAAAGGGGGCTTGATGACGTCCAAGGAAAAAATTATTGAAGGAACAGAAAAAAATATATGTGGAAAAGTAACTAGAACCTTAGTTGAAGGTAGTATTGAAGTATATCCTATAAAAGACTATGGCGCGGTAGAAATAGGCTATCATAAATTCTACAACAATCAGGAACCAGAAGCTATTTCTATACCCAGTAAATTTATAATCATGTGGCAACACACCAACGATACTTGGAAAATCACTAAA